The Geotalea uraniireducens Rf4 genome window below encodes:
- a CDS encoding transposase: MKPPPPKSRFKLNAKLFLLDATVINLNLKVFPWATYQQKKGAIKLHVGLSADGYLPEFFDMTTGKEHEINWARALKLPAGSFVIFDRGYTDYTWYQTLVEEGIFFVARLKDNAFVEYFKKRRDK; this comes from the coding sequence GTGAAGCCACCGCCCCCAAAGAGTCGCTTCAAGCTGAATGCAAAGCTATTTCTACTGGACGCTACGGTCATCAACCTAAACCTGAAGGTCTTTCCCTGGGCGACTTACCAGCAGAAGAAGGGAGCCATTAAGCTTCATGTTGGCCTCTCTGCCGACGGCTATTTGCCTGAATTCTTTGATATGACGACCGGCAAGGAGCACGAAATTAACTGGGCCAGAGCCTTGAAGCTGCCGGCCGGTTCCTTCGTCATCTTTGACCGCGGGTACACCGACTACACTTGGTACCAGACCCTCGTGGAGGAGGGCATTTTCTTCGTAGCAAGGCTCAAAGACAATGCTTTCGTCGAGTACTTCAAGAAACGGCGTGACAAATAA
- a CDS encoding transposase, with product MLSSSTSRNGVTNKPKVLLTRKSRLRASKRDCGSCSSTPKTVTSTGSSPTCTTRRPTSLQSFIIAELYKQRWQIELFFKWIKQNLKVKTFLGTSENAVQTQLWIAMCVYLLLAWLKFKSKLGLSAQQMLRLLQLNLFARRNLEHLFRPPQITPNPQLALL from the coding sequence ATGCTTTCGTCGAGTACTTCAAGAAACGGCGTGACAAATAAGCCAAAGGTGTTGTTGACCAGGAAGTCGCGCTTAAGGGCATCAAAGAGAGACTGCGGTTCGTGCAGTTCAACGCCGAAGACGGTAACGAGTACCGGTTCATCACCAACGTGCACCACCCGAAGGCCGACGTCATTGCAGAGCTTTATCATTGCAGAGCTTTACAAGCAGCGGTGGCAGATAGAGTTGTTCTTCAAGTGGATCAAGCAGAACTTGAAGGTGAAGACGTTCCTGGGGACTTCCGAGAACGCTGTGCAGACTCAACTCTGGATCGCAATGTGCGTCTATCTGCTGCTCGCATGGCTGAAGTTCAAATCAAAGCTTGGGCTGTCAGCGCAGCAGATGTTGCGATTATTACAACTGAATTTGTTCGCACGGCGGAATCTGGAACACCTATTTCGACCACCTCAAATTACGCCAAACCCACAGCTGGCGCTGCTTTGA
- a CDS encoding B12-binding domain-containing radical SAM protein: protein MKILLVQPRAHKIPKGQGARFNIPPWSLCAIAGLTPEKHEIEIIDELHDDINFDEKNLGLVGITAATAAVKRGYEIADEFRKRGVKVVMGGIHVTAMPEEALEHCDAVAIGEAELIWEKILEDAENNCLKPTYKADVYFDMKNMKKPRFDLINHRERYLCYQFVQTTRGCPFNCEFCSATKFWGNKYRYRPIDEVIEELKTFDRTQRVFIVDDHIGANPAHAKELFDKLTPLKMSWASQTGVKTALREGFLKHAAESGCKHLFIGFESINEESLKNSNKKQNDPKEFKKIVEEAHKYGILIQGAFVIGLDDDKADIFKRLHRFVEEMKFDHIQFNVPYPYPGTALQERLIKENRITSFDYDNYVYDGINFIPKNMTQEELHKGYRWLYQKNSSIWILFKRSMRKVLRGQFLLAILALFINLGTRRGYLFMKKCGNEYNPIKYPDTTA, encoded by the coding sequence ATGAAAATTTTGTTAGTTCAACCCAGAGCTCATAAGATACCGAAAGGGCAAGGTGCCAGGTTTAACATTCCGCCGTGGTCCCTCTGCGCTATCGCTGGGCTGACTCCTGAGAAGCACGAGATCGAGATAATCGACGAATTACATGATGACATCAATTTTGACGAGAAAAACCTGGGGTTAGTTGGAATAACCGCAGCCACCGCTGCCGTAAAACGTGGCTATGAGATAGCTGATGAATTTCGCAAAAGAGGCGTAAAAGTCGTAATGGGTGGGATACATGTTACAGCAATGCCTGAGGAGGCCCTGGAACATTGTGATGCCGTTGCAATCGGTGAAGCAGAACTGATCTGGGAAAAGATCCTGGAAGACGCAGAAAACAATTGTCTGAAACCGACCTACAAAGCAGATGTGTATTTCGATATGAAAAACATGAAAAAGCCAAGATTTGACCTGATAAATCATCGGGAAAGATATCTATGCTACCAGTTTGTGCAGACAACCCGGGGTTGTCCGTTCAACTGTGAATTTTGCTCGGCAACAAAGTTTTGGGGAAATAAATACAGGTATCGCCCTATCGATGAAGTGATTGAAGAACTAAAGACCTTTGATAGAACGCAGAGGGTATTCATTGTCGATGACCACATTGGAGCAAATCCTGCGCACGCGAAAGAATTATTCGACAAACTAACCCCGCTTAAAATGAGCTGGGCCAGTCAAACAGGCGTAAAAACTGCTCTCAGAGAAGGCTTTTTGAAACATGCTGCTGAAAGTGGATGCAAGCATTTGTTTATCGGTTTTGAATCAATCAACGAAGAGAGCTTGAAAAACTCCAACAAGAAGCAGAATGACCCCAAGGAATTTAAGAAGATTGTTGAAGAAGCTCATAAGTACGGAATTCTGATTCAAGGAGCTTTTGTCATCGGCTTGGATGACGACAAAGCTGATATTTTCAAAAGATTGCACCGCTTTGTGGAGGAGATGAAATTCGATCATATTCAATTCAACGTCCCGTATCCCTATCCCGGGACTGCACTACAAGAGCGCCTTATCAAAGAAAACAGAATAACTAGCTTTGATTACGACAATTACGTATATGACGGGATCAATTTCATTCCTAAGAACATGACTCAAGAAGAGTTACACAAAGGCTACAGGTGGCTTTACCAGAAAAACTCCTCGATATGGATTTTATTTAAGAGGAGCATGAGAAAGGTGTTACGAGGTCAGTTCCTTCTGGCCATTTTAGCTCTTTTCATCAATCTCGGAACCAGACGCGGATATCTGTTCATGAAAAAATGCGGCAATGAATACAACCCGATTAAGTATCCTGACACAACTGCCTAA
- a CDS encoding TolC family protein, protein MHRLLLLCLGVLVLPGVTLALTLDEGLKIVAEMGRDVKIARAYEDAAQGGVRLSRSALLPRIDAYVNQTWLRHQPQARISFAGSTVTAANANKDFLSYGVIATQILYDFGKTSSSISAAKYALKAKEIETQRARNRSALDFTIVYYDLLEAEKLLQVAHEDVQRYAAHKKDADARFGRGVVTRNEALKPTSRWLMRASGT, encoded by the coding sequence ATGCATCGACTGCTTTTGTTGTGCCTTGGGGTTCTTGTTCTTCCTGGGGTGACCCTAGCACTTACGCTGGATGAAGGACTGAAAATAGTGGCTGAGATGGGACGTGATGTCAAGATCGCCCGCGCCTACGAAGACGCGGCCCAAGGAGGTGTACGGCTTTCTCGTTCAGCATTACTTCCCCGAATAGACGCGTATGTAAACCAGACCTGGCTCAGACACCAGCCCCAGGCAAGAATATCCTTTGCGGGAAGCACGGTTACTGCCGCCAACGCTAACAAGGATTTCCTATCCTATGGCGTTATCGCCACACAGATTTTATATGACTTCGGGAAAACCTCCTCATCCATCAGTGCGGCAAAGTACGCTCTTAAGGCAAAGGAGATCGAGACTCAGCGTGCCCGAAACCGGTCAGCGTTGGACTTCACCATCGTATATTACGACCTGTTGGAGGCGGAAAAGCTTCTGCAGGTGGCACACGAGGACGTGCAGCGCTATGCGGCGCACAAAAAAGACGCCGATGCGCGCTTCGGCAGAGGAGTTGTCACGCGGAACGAGGCCTTGAAGCCGACGTCAAGATGGCTGATGCGCGCCAGCGGTACCTGA
- a CDS encoding HlyD family secretion protein produces the protein MAEEQNGNSRKKKKAFAIVSVIVVICLIATYFYSSYRKTHISTDDAFIDGNIHTIAAKINGTVKSVNVTDNQPVKKGSLLIELDPVDYSVRLQEAASAVGAERAKFSEADTRISAAKATLDLQRANFKFAEIEKNRAENLYQKEVYSRVQYERAMTAYEVTAAQVKGAEEQLRNTESQKLTQSFTIDEKKATAAMAALNYNYTKIYAPVDGYVTKKSVQLGNQIQAGQPLMAMVGSNEIWLTANFKETQIEYIRPGQTVEFSVDSYPGRKFKGKVDSIMPGTGVTFSAFPAENATGNYVKVVQRIPVKIVVTEGMDKKHVLRIGMSAEPTVLAK, from the coding sequence ATGGCAGAAGAGCAGAACGGAAATAGTCGGAAAAAGAAGAAAGCTTTCGCGATAGTCAGTGTCATTGTGGTCATTTGCCTGATCGCAACCTATTTCTATTCGTCATACCGCAAGACGCATATCTCCACCGACGACGCCTTTATTGATGGCAACATCCATACGATCGCCGCGAAGATTAACGGCACCGTGAAGTCGGTCAATGTCACGGACAACCAGCCGGTAAAAAAAGGCAGTCTCCTGATAGAACTCGATCCCGTAGATTATTCCGTGCGACTTCAGGAAGCAGCGTCCGCCGTGGGTGCGGAACGGGCCAAGTTCTCCGAGGCCGACACGAGGATTTCGGCGGCTAAAGCTACCCTTGATCTGCAGCGGGCTAACTTTAAGTTTGCAGAAATCGAAAAGAACCGTGCGGAGAACCTGTACCAAAAAGAGGTCTACTCACGCGTCCAATACGAACGCGCCATGACTGCGTATGAGGTTACCGCGGCCCAAGTAAAAGGAGCGGAAGAACAGCTCAGGAACACGGAATCGCAGAAGTTGACCCAATCGTTCACCATCGACGAAAAAAAAGCCACCGCCGCAATGGCCGCGCTCAATTACAATTACACGAAAATTTACGCGCCGGTGGACGGGTACGTCACCAAAAAATCCGTGCAGCTCGGCAACCAGATCCAGGCGGGTCAGCCGCTCATGGCGATGGTGGGGTCGAACGAAATCTGGCTGACCGCCAATTTCAAGGAAACCCAGATTGAATATATCCGCCCGGGCCAGACTGTTGAATTCTCGGTGGACTCGTATCCCGGTAGAAAGTTCAAGGGAAAAGTCGACAGCATCATGCCAGGAACCGGTGTGACTTTTTCGGCCTTCCCCGCGGAAAACGCAACAGGGAATTACGTGAAGGTCGTACAGCGTATCCCGGTAAAGATCGTCGTCACGGAAGGCATGGACAAAAAACACGTGCTGCGGATCGGCATGTCCGCGGAGCCCACGGTACTGGCAAAATGA
- a CDS encoding DHA2 family efflux MFS transporter permease subunit, whose product MNPWLVALTVMIPCLIEIIDTSIVNVSLGHIRGSLSASFDESTWAITAYLVSNAIVIPMAAWLSRLIGRKNYLLSSIVLFTFSSFMCGSAWSLQSLVFFRIVQGIGGGGLIPLSQSILLESFPREKHGTAMAIFGMGAMLGPIVGPLLGGWITDTWSWRWIFYINIPIGILSIILNIVVIHDPPYMKRQKMKIDYWGLIFLSVGLGSLQLILDKGEREDWFASDLILTFGVIAVVALVLLVINEYYADRPIVNLKLLRDRTFTSGCMVLFFVFLNLFGGIVLLPIFLQMLMGYTSMDAGLVLGPGGIASMIAMPITGKLVSVVDPKRILAVGVSVCALSTYMMSQFNLATDFWTFVLPRVASGLGMGLTFIPLTTMTLSHIPREDMTEATSLYNLIRNLGASVGIALSATIVSRQAQLHQNRLASHLSPFDSRYTSYHDSIAKFLGVQGISPAGADGVIYRELVRQSTAQGFNDAFLIMSLLTLCILPFVFLMRRTDAPTGPPSVH is encoded by the coding sequence ATGAATCCATGGCTTGTTGCACTGACCGTGATGATTCCCTGCCTGATCGAGATCATCGACACCTCGATCGTGAATGTGTCGCTCGGCCACATTCGAGGATCGCTCTCGGCGAGTTTTGATGAATCCACCTGGGCCATTACCGCCTATCTCGTGTCGAATGCCATAGTGATTCCCATGGCAGCCTGGCTCTCCCGGCTCATCGGTAGAAAAAACTATCTCCTCAGCTCCATCGTATTGTTCACCTTTAGCTCATTCATGTGTGGCTCGGCCTGGAGCCTGCAGAGCCTGGTATTCTTCCGGATCGTCCAGGGCATCGGCGGCGGCGGGCTCATTCCGCTCTCCCAGTCCATCCTGCTGGAGAGTTTCCCGCGTGAAAAGCACGGCACAGCAATGGCCATCTTCGGCATGGGAGCCATGCTGGGCCCCATCGTGGGCCCCTTGCTCGGCGGGTGGATTACCGACACCTGGTCCTGGCGCTGGATATTCTATATCAACATCCCCATCGGCATCCTTTCCATTATCCTGAATATCGTTGTGATCCATGATCCGCCTTACATGAAGCGGCAGAAAATGAAGATCGATTATTGGGGACTCATTTTTCTTTCAGTGGGACTCGGGTCGCTCCAGCTCATTCTTGACAAAGGAGAGCGGGAGGACTGGTTTGCTTCCGATCTGATACTGACGTTCGGCGTTATTGCAGTGGTGGCACTTGTTCTGCTGGTGATCAACGAATACTACGCGGACCGCCCGATCGTGAATCTGAAATTACTTAGGGACCGGACATTCACCAGTGGGTGCATGGTACTATTCTTTGTATTTTTGAACCTTTTCGGGGGGATAGTGCTGCTGCCCATCTTCCTGCAAATGCTGATGGGTTACACGTCAATGGACGCGGGCCTGGTGCTCGGCCCGGGCGGAATCGCCTCCATGATCGCCATGCCGATAACAGGCAAACTCGTGAGTGTAGTCGATCCAAAGCGCATCCTTGCCGTGGGCGTGTCCGTCTGCGCTCTTAGCACCTATATGATGTCGCAGTTCAACCTCGCCACGGATTTTTGGACCTTTGTCTTGCCCCGGGTGGCCAGCGGTTTGGGAATGGGACTCACGTTTATTCCGCTCACGACCATGACGCTGTCTCATATACCGCGTGAAGACATGACCGAAGCAACTTCCCTGTACAACCTGATCCGCAACCTGGGCGCCAGCGTGGGCATTGCGCTGTCGGCAACCATAGTCTCACGCCAGGCACAATTGCATCAGAATCGGCTTGCGAGTCACTTGTCTCCGTTTGATTCCAGATACACCTCTTACCATGACAGTATTGCAAAATTTTTGGGCGTGCAGGGAATATCACCTGCTGGCGCTGATGGTGTGATCTACCGGGAACTAGTCCGGCAATCTACGGCGCAGGGGTTCAACGATGCATTTCTGATAATGAGTTTGCTAACCCTGTGCATTCTTCCGTTCGTATTTCTCATGCGGCGCACTGATGCACCCACTGGACCGCCATCAGTGCACTGA
- the fabD gene encoding ACP S-malonyltransferase — translation MKTYMFPGQGSQRKGMGEGLFDRFPAMTNMADSILGYSIKDLCLNDPEHKLNKTEYTQPAMYIVNALSYVGKTQDTGEKPDFLTGHSLGEYNALQAAGVFSFEDGVRLVKKRGELMGQARNGGMAAIINSTENEILKILQDANLSTIDIANLNSSAQIVISGLKEDINNSQQFFEKAKIMFIPLNTNGAFHSRYMEQAEKEFKEYVDSFTLLEPQIPVISNVTATPYDSKAVVQNLTRQITSSVRWNDSVMYLLEQGDMEFLEVGVGDVLTKLVVSIKRDWASARESSKELPEQKVESGADKVENSNPIVKAADISEEPMPIRETAAKISIPDCDAEKTTALKNPSLNGQELVERWNQTYSVGKRVTSDIYDIELETKTEAILLFGHRAAVYMKGYNGYFDLREVTPVNG, via the coding sequence ATGAAGACGTACATGTTCCCAGGTCAAGGCTCCCAACGAAAAGGAATGGGTGAGGGTCTTTTTGATCGTTTCCCGGCTATGACCAATATGGCGGATAGCATATTGGGATATTCGATCAAGGATCTTTGTCTGAACGATCCGGAACATAAGCTGAATAAGACCGAGTATACGCAACCTGCAATGTATATTGTGAATGCATTGTCATATGTAGGAAAGACACAAGATACTGGTGAAAAGCCGGATTTTTTAACCGGACATAGTTTAGGTGAGTATAACGCGCTCCAGGCTGCTGGAGTATTTAGTTTTGAAGATGGTGTCAGACTTGTTAAGAAAAGAGGGGAGTTGATGGGGCAAGCCAGAAATGGTGGGATGGCCGCTATTATAAACTCTACGGAAAATGAAATTCTCAAGATTTTGCAAGATGCGAATCTGTCCACCATCGATATCGCAAACCTTAACAGTTCAGCTCAAATTGTCATTTCCGGATTGAAGGAAGATATCAATAACTCTCAACAGTTTTTTGAAAAAGCAAAAATCATGTTTATTCCACTTAACACCAATGGAGCCTTTCATTCCCGTTATATGGAACAAGCTGAGAAGGAATTTAAAGAATACGTTGACAGCTTTACCCTTTTAGAGCCGCAAATCCCAGTAATATCCAATGTGACAGCGACGCCATACGACTCAAAAGCAGTCGTCCAAAACCTGACTCGCCAGATCACTAGCAGCGTTAGATGGAATGACAGTGTTATGTATTTGTTAGAACAAGGTGATATGGAATTTTTGGAAGTAGGTGTAGGAGACGTTCTCACCAAGTTAGTCGTCTCTATTAAGAGAGATTGGGCCTCCGCTAGGGAAAGCTCTAAGGAACTACCTGAACAAAAAGTCGAATCAGGCGCTGATAAAGTCGAGAATTCCAATCCAATCGTTAAAGCCGCAGATATTAGCGAAGAACCGATGCCCATCAGAGAAACAGCTGCCAAAATTTCTATACCAGATTGCGACGCTGAAAAGACAACAGCACTCAAAAACCCCTCACTTAATGGTCAAGAACTCGTTGAGCGCTGGAACCAAACCTATTCGGTGGGGAAAAGGGTTACCTCGGATATTTATGATATTGAGTTGGAAACCAAAACCGAAGCAATTCTGCTATTCGGTCATCGCGCCGCAGTTTATATGAAAGGCTATAATGGGTATTTCGATTTAAGAGAAGTGACACCTGTCAATGGTTGA
- a CDS encoding beta-ketoacyl synthase N-terminal-like domain-containing protein, with protein sequence MKKIFNFQLTLDNPIVKSHQVYGHSVLPGLAYIDMLYQLAKDGLNLSSDDHCLKRLAIYKPLVVSKEKPVRVKITFERKQRNWKISVAGVETDIHKESQAGMLYVTAELQKKVDFLEEVIDVEAVKQLSTKTYDMETTYSEARKAGLVHQGMIKATGNVYITDSGCLIDVNANLANQDTAQNYLFHPALMDGAAMSSMILIREGMPDSIADLYLPLSYETFYSKGPLLDRCYVRIERSSIRTVNDITTVDMDFFDTGGHLTAKLSGLTIKLVKDPSQIDPERVKAEQAERDDNISSPVHEDGGNVRHASLPSVEEPLKKIFAKYVNTNMDQLENLGFLELGMESSQLLELVKDIEEQFELSLSPSLLFEYSNFIALAGYLEKKLAEGGTKSQNWSTESGTLTIPSDKYEFYGSEPFLQDHQVYARPAIMGVTYPCLAIETYLKNNPEGYPLGLRNIRFYGGPVGLNKNETVEVEVKSKGVNGFETLFGTSNKERNCAGDFIGTVDSIPERLEIQSIVSQSKMFAPGTIEKIYKMIHDIKIEKTLKTIEALYAYDKVTLVAKITMAGSQKRGNSENLVFDPLLLNSCYLMADPVTVDPEIKVPLSIDSITVYRPTTEIAYVIKKIRVEKSDYISFDAIVVTETGEMIAKILNATLQKVGSSVQLKNLDPVLNGNIEKKKGPADIAIIGVSVRYPGASHINEFWNNLKEGKSNITEIPQERWNWREYFDKEKGKAGKMYSKWGGFLEDIDKFDHQFFNISPREAQIMDPQERLFLQETYSCIENAGYTPDTICDSRKIGVFVGVMNADYFKGSHPFVIANRVSYTYNFQGPSMVVNSASSSSLTAVHLALDSLHSGACDRAIAGGVNLILSPNHYTILSALGVLSATDRCSAFGAEADGFVTGEGVGAVLLKPLAQAINDGDNIYGIIKGSMINNGGRTNAFMAPNPVSQGQVIREAIERSGVNARSISYIEANGTGTPLGDPVEISGLTKAFQHHTDDKQFCAIGSVNSNIGHCECAIGIAALTKVLLQMKHGKIVPSLFAENLNPHIDFENTPFVVQRELTEWKSDAPRIAGVSSFGAGGSNAHVVVAEFVGKDDDSCNVSEGTPAIFVVSAQNAERLNERVKDLIEWLEGETFGDERLMQVAYTLQVGREAMKSRLGFTAKTNKEAIEKLTCYLNRENNNARIFFGQAKKHSKMPSATPADGKEQEAVHKWMSSRNYEKLAALWVKGSVIDWNKLYEGKKPRRISLPSYPFAQESHWMVMP encoded by the coding sequence ATGAAAAAAATATTTAACTTCCAGTTGACCTTAGATAACCCGATAGTGAAGAGCCACCAGGTATATGGTCACTCTGTATTACCAGGGTTGGCATACATTGATATGTTGTATCAATTGGCGAAAGACGGGTTAAACCTAAGTAGTGATGATCACTGCTTGAAAAGGTTAGCCATATACAAACCACTGGTGGTGAGCAAAGAAAAACCGGTCCGCGTGAAAATTACTTTCGAAAGAAAGCAAAGAAACTGGAAGATTAGTGTTGCAGGTGTGGAGACCGACATCCACAAAGAATCGCAGGCAGGGATGCTATATGTGACGGCGGAATTGCAGAAGAAAGTGGATTTCCTCGAAGAGGTAATTGACGTAGAAGCTGTGAAGCAGCTTTCTACCAAAACCTATGACATGGAGACAACATATTCCGAAGCGCGCAAGGCCGGATTAGTCCATCAGGGGATGATAAAGGCTACAGGCAATGTTTATATAACTGATAGCGGCTGCTTAATAGATGTAAACGCAAATCTAGCGAACCAAGATACGGCACAGAATTATCTGTTTCACCCCGCTTTAATGGATGGTGCGGCTATGTCATCCATGATATTGATTAGAGAGGGGATGCCTGACAGTATAGCTGATCTATATCTCCCCTTATCTTATGAGACTTTTTACAGTAAAGGACCATTGTTGGACCGTTGTTACGTGAGAATCGAAAGATCCTCGATTCGCACAGTGAATGATATTACTACCGTAGATATGGACTTCTTTGACACGGGAGGCCATCTTACCGCAAAACTGAGCGGGCTGACTATCAAACTTGTGAAAGACCCGAGCCAAATAGACCCTGAACGGGTAAAGGCGGAACAGGCGGAAAGGGATGACAACATCAGTTCCCCAGTCCATGAAGACGGAGGAAACGTAAGGCATGCCAGCCTTCCCTCTGTAGAGGAACCGCTGAAGAAGATTTTCGCGAAATATGTAAATACAAACATGGATCAGCTTGAGAATCTGGGCTTCTTAGAATTGGGCATGGAATCTTCTCAGCTTTTGGAATTGGTCAAAGATATAGAGGAACAATTTGAACTGTCGCTAAGTCCCAGCCTGTTGTTTGAATATAGTAACTTCATTGCCTTGGCCGGTTATCTGGAGAAAAAACTGGCTGAAGGTGGGACGAAAAGTCAAAACTGGAGTACTGAAAGCGGAACGCTCACAATTCCTTCGGATAAATATGAATTTTATGGTAGTGAACCTTTTTTGCAGGACCACCAGGTGTATGCACGCCCAGCGATCATGGGAGTGACTTACCCCTGCCTTGCTATAGAAACTTATTTGAAAAACAATCCTGAAGGATACCCGCTGGGCCTCAGAAATATCCGTTTTTACGGCGGACCTGTAGGATTGAATAAAAATGAAACCGTTGAAGTTGAAGTGAAGTCCAAAGGGGTAAACGGTTTTGAAACTCTTTTCGGTACAAGTAATAAAGAAAGGAACTGTGCGGGAGATTTTATTGGAACGGTTGACAGCATCCCTGAGAGATTGGAGATTCAATCCATTGTTAGCCAATCTAAAATGTTTGCGCCAGGAACCATCGAAAAAATATACAAGATGATTCATGACATAAAAATTGAAAAAACGCTGAAGACAATAGAAGCTTTGTATGCGTATGACAAGGTCACATTGGTTGCAAAGATTACTATGGCAGGTAGTCAGAAGAGGGGAAACAGTGAGAACCTCGTATTCGATCCCCTCTTGTTAAATAGTTGCTATCTCATGGCCGATCCGGTTACCGTTGATCCTGAAATTAAAGTGCCCTTATCGATCGACAGCATTACGGTCTACAGACCGACTACAGAGATAGCGTATGTCATTAAAAAAATCCGCGTTGAAAAATCGGATTACATATCGTTCGATGCGATAGTAGTGACTGAAACAGGTGAGATGATAGCCAAGATACTAAACGCAACACTGCAGAAAGTAGGATCTTCTGTGCAGTTGAAAAACCTAGATCCAGTCTTGAATGGAAACATTGAGAAGAAAAAAGGACCAGCTGATATAGCGATTATCGGGGTATCCGTTCGGTACCCTGGTGCCAGCCATATAAACGAATTCTGGAATAATCTGAAAGAAGGTAAATCCAACATAACCGAGATACCGCAGGAGCGTTGGAATTGGAGGGAATATTTTGACAAGGAGAAAGGGAAAGCAGGAAAGATGTACAGCAAGTGGGGTGGATTTTTAGAAGATATAGACAAATTCGATCATCAATTTTTCAATATATCACCCCGTGAAGCACAGATCATGGATCCTCAGGAGAGGCTGTTTTTACAGGAAACCTATAGCTGTATTGAAAATGCGGGTTACACGCCGGACACCATCTGTGATAGTCGAAAAATCGGGGTCTTTGTTGGTGTAATGAACGCAGACTATTTCAAGGGCAGTCATCCCTTTGTAATCGCAAATAGAGTTTCGTACACCTATAATTTCCAAGGTCCGAGTATGGTTGTCAATAGCGCCAGTTCCTCCTCACTGACAGCGGTCCATTTGGCGCTCGACAGCCTCCATAGCGGTGCCTGCGATCGCGCTATCGCAGGCGGTGTCAATCTGATTTTGTCGCCCAATCACTATACGATACTCTCAGCCCTGGGTGTCCTTTCAGCTACAGATCGCTGCAGTGCCTTTGGAGCAGAAGCAGATGGGTTTGTTACAGGTGAAGGGGTCGGAGCGGTTCTGCTTAAACCTTTAGCTCAGGCTATCAATGACGGCGACAACATATATGGAATTATCAAGGGCAGTATGATCAATAACGGTGGCAGGACGAATGCGTTCATGGCGCCGAATCCCGTGTCCCAGGGTCAAGTCATTCGGGAGGCAATAGAACGGTCGGGTGTAAATGCAAGATCCATTAGCTATATCGAGGCCAACGGGACAGGGACACCTCTTGGCGACCCGGTTGAAATATCAGGATTGACCAAAGCGTTTCAACATCACACAGATGACAAACAATTTTGTGCGATAGGATCCGTAAACTCAAACATTGGTCATTGCGAATGCGCGATCGGAATCGCAGCCTTGACCAAAGTATTATTGCAAATGAAACACGGCAAAATCGTTCCAAGCCTCTTCGCGGAAAATTTGAACCCTCATATTGATTTCGAGAACACCCCTTTTGTCGTGCAAAGGGAATTGACTGAGTGGAAAAGCGATGCTCCGAGAATCGCGGGAGTTTCATCGTTTGGAGCTGGTGGGTCGAACGCGCATGTTGTTGTAGCAGAGTTTGTCGGCAAAGATGACGACTCGTGCAATGTGAGCGAGGGTACGCCGGCGATATTTGTGGTATCGGCGCAGAATGCGGAAAGGCTGAACGAGCGTGTGAAGGATTTGATAGAGTGGCTCGAAGGAGAGACGTTTGGAGATGAAAGGCTAATGCAGGTTGCCTATACGTTGCAGGTAGGACGTGAGGCCATGAAAAGCAGGCTAGGATTCACAGCAAAAACGAATAAAGAGGCGATCGAGAAACTCACCTGCTATTTAAACAGAGAAAATAACAATGCCCGGATATTCTTTGGGCAAGCCAAAAAGCATAGCAAGATGCCATCAGCAACGCCGGCCGACGGAAAAGAGCAGGAAGCAGTCCATAAGTGGATGAGTAGTAGGAATTATGAAAAGCTGGCAGCCCTCTGGGTTAAGGGCTCTGTCATAGACTGGAACAAGCTGTACGAAGGCAAAAAGCCACGGAGAATAAGCTTGCCGTCATATCCCTTTGCCCAAGAGAGTCACTGGATGGTAATGCCCTGA